Proteins found in one Solitalea lacus genomic segment:
- a CDS encoding beta-1,6-N-acetylglucosaminyltransferase, which translates to MKAAYLILVHRDFDHLIRIVNSLVHPNVTFFIHVDKKIEFDVDNLSQRMPQNANFFFIEERINVSWGGFSLTYACLELLWASLQHGQYDYFSLLSGQDFPLKSTHEILQFLEDNSGKEFIEHWAIPDPRWVGNGGRDRYEYYWLVDEIGIQASQIFVEIQRNENQKRNLPFNLKPYGGSQWFTITQACAQYIYTYLTDHEEVVDFFQYTLISDEILIPTIVLNSEFKRNVINNNLRYIDWGTGPHPKTLGMSDIQSLLSSNCHFARKFDHLFDADVIQELETRIFKEN; encoded by the coding sequence ATGAAAGCAGCCTATTTAATTTTAGTTCATCGTGATTTTGATCATTTAATAAGGATCGTGAATAGCTTGGTTCATCCTAATGTTACTTTTTTTATCCATGTAGATAAAAAGATCGAATTCGATGTGGATAATCTCTCTCAAAGAATGCCTCAAAATGCAAATTTCTTTTTTATTGAGGAACGAATTAATGTTTCCTGGGGTGGATTTAGTTTAACTTATGCATGTTTAGAGCTATTATGGGCAAGTTTACAACACGGTCAATATGATTATTTCAGTCTTTTGAGTGGTCAGGATTTTCCTTTAAAATCAACCCATGAGATCTTACAATTTTTAGAAGATAATTCAGGAAAAGAATTTATTGAACACTGGGCAATACCAGATCCTCGCTGGGTTGGAAACGGAGGAAGAGATCGTTATGAATATTATTGGCTTGTAGATGAAATTGGAATACAAGCTAGTCAAATTTTTGTGGAAATTCAACGTAATGAAAATCAAAAACGAAATCTGCCATTTAACTTAAAACCTTATGGTGGTTCTCAATGGTTTACTATTACTCAAGCATGTGCTCAATATATTTACACTTATTTAACCGATCATGAAGAAGTTGTTGATTTCTTTCAATATACTTTAATATCAGACGAGATATTAATTCCAACAATTGTTTTAAATTCTGAATTTAAAAGGAATGTTATAAACAATAATCTCCGTTATATTGACTGGGGAACTGGCCCTCATCCAAAAACATTAGGGATGTCCGATATTCAATCACTTTTATCAAGCAATTGTCACTTTGCAAGAAAATTTGACCACTTATTTGATGCCGATGTTATTCAAGAATTAGAAACAAGAATTTTTAAAGAGAACTAA